One Malania oleifera isolate guangnan ecotype guangnan chromosome 9, ASM2987363v1, whole genome shotgun sequence DNA segment encodes these proteins:
- the LOC131163413 gene encoding uncharacterized protein LOC131163413 — translation MPFGLKNVEATYQRLVNRIFKDQLGKTMEAYVDNMLVKIMEAGKHCKDLRETFELLRRYQMKLNSSKCVFGVSAGKFLGFMVTHRGIEANPDKRRALLEMEAPRTKKEIQVLTGMIASLSRAENRKADALAKLASETGSKWKDAIYLQRIGKPFYEEESINSVESEISEEDWRAPLFLYLRDGSLPEDNKESLKVRKKTARYTLIGRELYRRSLTLSYLRCLNNEEGKYVLREIHEGVRGNHLTNRALAHKAMRQGFYWPIMKKDALELVKRCGRCQRCAAVPHVPYNLLSPLTSPCPFAQWGMDILGPLPLTASQRKFLVVAIDYFTKWVEVEPLATITEQNITHFVENMNRTILHGLRIRLKSMQGRWTKELPLVIWAYHTTKRAATGESPFMLVFGAEAVIPAEVGIPSWKRQYFNEQANNEELRSEIDLLEERQDHASLKVAAYQQRVAKYYNNGVKVRNFPGDLVLRKTRKSPIESGSHKLKPNWGVHTKSQPR, via the exons ATGCCCTTCGGGCTAAAAAACGTAGAAGCCACATATCAGAGATTGGTGAACAGGATCTTTAAAGATCAGCTCGGAAAAACAATGGAGGCGTACGTGGACAATATGCTGGTAAAAATCATGGAAGCAGGGAAACACTGTAAAGACCTGAGGGAAACGTTCGAACTCCTTCGCCGGTACCAAATGAAACTGAACTCATCGAAGTGTGTGTTCGGTGTTTCTGCAGGAAAATTCCTTGGCTTTATGGTGACCCATAGAGGCATAGAAGCAAACCCGGACAAAAGAAGAGCCCTTCTAGAAATGGAGGCTCCGCGGACGAAGAAAGAGATCCAAGTCTTGACAGGGAtgatagcctccctcagcag GGCAGAGAACAGAAAGGCCGATGCACTCGCAAAATTGGCCTCAGAAACCGGTTCGAAATGGAAGGACGCTATTTATCTACAGAGGATAGGGAAGCCCTTTTATGAGGAGGAGAGCATTAACTCAGTGGAATCTGAAATCAGCGAGGAGGATTGGAGGGCGCCTCTATTCCTGTACCTCCGGGACGGATCCCTACCGGAGGACAACAAGGAATCTCTAAAAGTGAGAAAGAAGACAGCAAGATATACGCTGATAGGCCGAGAGCTATACAGACGATCCCTAACACTGTCATACCTTCGTTGTCTAAATAATGAGGAAGGGAAATACGTACTAagggaaatccacgaaggagtgCGTGGAAACCACCTTACCAATAGGGCCTTAGCCCATAAAGCCATGCGGcagggattttactggcccaTAATGAAGAAAGACGCCCTTGAACTCGTCAAAAGATGCGGCAGGTGCCAGAGGTGCGCAGCAGTACCACACGTACCGTATAATCTTCTCTCTCCTCTTACCAGTCCCTGCCCCTTTGCCCAGTGGGGAATGGACATCTTGGGACCTTTACCGCTGACAGCTAGTCAAAGAAAGTTTCTGGTTGTAGCAATTGACTATTTCACTAAATGGGTAGAAGTCGAAcccctagccaccataacagagcaGAACATCACGCACTTC gtagagaacatgaaccgAACAATACTGCATGGCCTGAGGATACGACTCAAATCTATGCAAGGCAGGTGGACAAAGGAACTCCCCTTGGTCATAtgggcataccacaccaccaagagagcgGCAACAGGGGAAAGCCCGTTCATGCTCGTCTTTGGCGCAGAAGCGGTCATCCCAGCAGAAGTAGGGATCCCCTCCTGGAAAAGGCAATACTTTAACGAGCAGGCCAACAATGAAGAGCTCAGATCAGAAATTGACCTACTAGAGGAGAGACAGGATCACGCTAGCCTAAAAGTTGCAGCATACCAACAGAGGGTAGCAAAATACTACAACAATGGCGTCAAAGTTCGGAATTTTCCCGGAGACTTGGTTCTAAGGAAAACGCGAAAAAGCCCAATAGAGTCGGGGTCGCACAAGCTGAAGCCAAACTGGGGGGTCCATACAAAGTCACAACCGAGATAA
- the LOC131164221 gene encoding pentatricopeptide repeat-containing protein CRR2, chloroplastic-like encodes MRWNRLPQSLSLRTIVEPLMQNPPHLSSYAPIFQFLTGQNFLKLGQQTHAHMTLRGLQPDAFLAAKMVAMYASSGDLDSAVILFHRVAYPSTLLFNSIIRAYTRFGYPQKTVGIYHRMRGLGLQADHFTFPFVLKSCADLSGACMGQCVHGLSLRCGLECDIYVGTSLIDMYVKCGFMDDANKVFDIMNVKDISSWNALIAGYMKEGRIHLAEDLFGRMPRRNTVSWTAMISGYTQNGLAEPALSLFDEMLQEDSECKPNWVTIMSVLPACAHSAALARGRQIHKFSSEIGLDSNSSVQTALVAMYAKCGSLVEARHCFDKLCFREKNLVAWNTMIGAYASHGCGMEAVSTFEDMIRAGVEPDAITFMGLLSGCSHSGLVGIGLRYFNCMNRVYFVEPRVEHYACVVDLFGRAGRLVEAKELIDRMPVEPGPSIWGALLAACRSHRNLEIAEMAARKLFALEPENSGNYVMLSNTYAEVGMWKKVDTLRSILKLRGMRKNPGCSWIEVNGKAHLFHGGDKSHPQTKEIYFLLEALPEKIKAAGYIPDTSFVLHDVSEEEKEYTLATHSEKLAIAFGLINTCPGTVLRVTKNLRICGDCHTACKFISKIYERVIIVRDVNRFHYFKDGSCSCGDYW; translated from the coding sequence atGAGATGGAACAGACTTCCTCAAAGCCTAAGCTTACGAACTATCGTAGAGCCCCTCATGCAAAACCCACCTCACCTCTCCTCCTATGCACCCATCTTCCAGTTCTTGACCGGCCAGAACTTCCTAAAACTTGGCCAACAGACCCACGCCCACATGACCCTCCGTGGTCTCCAACCCGACGCCTTTCTCGCCGCCAAGATGGTCGCCATGTACGCTAGCTCCGGCGACCTTGACTCCGCCGTAATTCTATTCCACCGAGTCGCTTACCCCTCCACTCTTTTGTTTAATTCGATTATTCGGGCTTATACCCGATTTGGATATCCTCAAAAAACCGTAGGAATCTATCATAGAATGCGTGGTCTGGGCCTTCAGGCTGATCACTTTACATTCCCATTTGTTCTAAAGTCTTGCGCTGATTTATCCGGTGCTTGTATGGGGCAATGTGTACATGGGCTGAGTTTGAGATGTGGATTGGAGTGCGATATTTACGTTGGCACGTCCCTGATTGATATGTATGTTAAATGTGGTTTCATGGATGATGCCAACAAAGTGTTTGATATAATGAATGTGAAAGATATTTCTTCGTGGAATGCACTGATTGCGGGTTACATGAAGGAAGGAAGGATTCATCTTGCCGAGGATTTGTTTGGACGTATGCCGCGTAGGAATACTGTTTCATGGACTGCAATGATATCTGGGTACACTCAGAATGGGCTTGCAGAACCAGCATTATCTTTGTTTGATGAGATGTTACAAGAGGATTCTGAGTGTAAGCCCAACTGGGTAACAATTATGAGTGTCCTTCCCGCATGTGCGCATTCAGCTGCCCTTGCACGTGGGAGACAGATACATAAATTCTCTAGTGAGATTGGTCTGGATTCGAATTCTTCTGTCCAGACGGCACTTGTTGCAATGTACGCTAAGTGTGGGAGCCTTGTTGAGGCACGCCACTGTTTTGATAAGTTATGTTTTAGAGAAAAGAATTTGGTTGCTTGGAACACTATGATAGGTGCTTACGCTTCTCATGGATGTGGGATGGAAGCTGTATCAACATTTGAGGACATGATAAGAGCTGGGGTGGAACCAGATGCAATCACATTCATGGGTTTGTTATCTGGGTGCAGCCATTCTGGTCTTGTTGGTATTGGCTTAAGGTACTTCAATTGTATGAATAGGGTTTACTTTGTGGAACCAAGAGTTGAACACTATGCTTGTGTCGTAGATCTATTTGGCCGTGCTGGGCGATTGGTTGAAGCAAAAGAGTTAATCGATCGAATGCCCGTGGAGCCTGGACCTAGCATCTGGGGTGCACTATTGGCTGCTTGTCGGAGCCACCGAAATTTAGAGATTGCAGAGATGGCAGCTAGAAAGCTGTTTGCTTTGGAACCAGAAAACAGTGGGAATTATGTGATGCTGTCAAATACATATGCTGAAGTTGGGATGTGGAAGAAGGTGGATACTTTGAGATCTATTCTAAAACTTCGAGGCATGAGGAAAAATCCTGGATGCAGCTGGATTGAGGTTAATGGGAAAGCCCATTTGTTTCATGGAGGAGATAAATCTCACCCACAGACAAAGGAAATTTACTTCTTGCTGGAAGCCTTGCCCGAGAAGATCAAGGCAGCTGGTTACATACCAGATACTAGTTTTGTGTTGCATGATGTCAGCGAAGAAGAGAAAGAGTACACCTTAGCAACTCACAGTGAGAAGCTTGCCATTGCTTTTGGCCTTATTAACACCTGTCCTGGAACAGTACTTCGAGTGACCAAAAACCTTAGAATCTGTGGAGACTGTCACACAGCCTGCAAATTCATTTCCAAAATCTACGAACGGGTGATAATTGTGAGAGACGTCAATCGATTCCATTACTTCAAAGACGGATCTTGTTCTTGTGGAGACTACTGGTGA